Proteins from a single region of Orcinus orca chromosome 20, mOrcOrc1.1, whole genome shotgun sequence:
- the CEBPA gene encoding CCAAT/enhancer-binding protein alpha, whose product MESADFYEAEPRPPMSSHLQSPPHAPSSAAFGFLRGAGPAQPPAPPAAPEPLGGICEHETSIDISAYIDPAAFNDEFLADLFQHSRQQEKAKAAAAPAGGGGDFDYPGAPVGPGGAVMPGGAHGPPPGYGCSAAGYLDGRLEPLYERVGAPALRPLVIKQEPREEDEAKQLALAGLFPYQPPPPPPPQHSHPPPAHLAAPHLQFQIAHCGQTTMHLQPGHPTPPPTPVPSPHPAPALGAAGLPGPGGALKGLAVGHPDIRAGGGGGGGAGKGKKSVDKNSNEYRVRRERNNIAVRKSRDKAKQRNVETQQKVLELTSDNDRLRKRVEQLSRELDTLRGIFRQLPESSLVKAMGNCA is encoded by the coding sequence ATGGAGTCGGCCGACTTCTACGAGGCGGAGCCGCGGCCCCCGATGAGCAGCCACCTCCAGAGCCCCCCGCACGCGCCCAGCAGCGCCGCTTTCGGCTTTCTCCGGGGCGCGGGTCCCgcgcagcccccagccccacctgccgcCCCGGAGCCGCTGGGCGGCATCTGCGAACACGAGACGTCCATCGACATCAGCGCCTACATCGACCCGGCCGCCTTCAACGACGAGTTCCTGGCCGACCTGTTCCAGCACAGCCGGCAGCAGGAGAAGGCCAAGGCGGCCGCGGCCCCCGCAGGAGGCGGCGGCGACTTTGACTACCCGGGCGCCCCCGTGGGCCCCGGCGGCGCCGTCATGCCCGGAGGGGCGCACGGCCCCCCGCCCGGCTACGGCTGCTCGGCGGCCGGCTACCTGGACGGCAGGCTGGAACCCCTGTACGAGCGCGTCGGGGCGCCGGCTCTACGGCCGCTGGTGATCAAGCAGGAGCCGCGCGAGGAGGACGAGGCGAAGCAGCTGGCGCTGGCCGGCCTCTTTCCCTACcagcctccgccgccgccgccaccacaGCACTCACACCCGCCGCCCGCTCACCTGGCCGCCCCGCACCTGCAGTTCCAGATCGCGCACTGCGGCCAGACCACCATGCACCTGCAGCCCGGCCACCCCACGCCGCCGCCCACGCCCGTGCCCAGCCCGCACCCAGCGCCCGCGCTCGGCGCCGCTGGCCTGCCAGGCCCCGGCGGCGCGCTCAAGGGGCTGGCCGTCGGGCACCCAGACATccgcgcgggcggcggcggcggcggcggcgcgggcaaAGGCAAGAAGTCCGTGGACAAGAACAGCAACGAGTACCGGGTGCGGCGCGAGCGCAACAACATCGCGGTGCGCAAGAGCCGGGACAAGGCCAAGCAGCGCAACGTGGAGACGCAGCAGAAGGTGCTGGAGCTGACCAGTGACAATGACCGCCTGCGCAAGCGGGTGGAACAACTGAGCCGCGAACTGGACACGCTGCGGGGCATCTTCCGCCAGCTGCCTGAGAGCTCCCTGGTCAAGGCCATGGGCAACTGCGCGTGA